One genomic segment of Bradyrhizobium prioriisuperbiae includes these proteins:
- a CDS encoding amidase, which yields MRQWGSALTNSSPTLNDLSQALADGKITSRTLAEACLERIQDKDGEGSRTFLQVDADKVRQTADAMDKLRAANAAPSRFAGIPISVKDLFDVQGDVTRAGSRALADSPSAARDATVIARVRQAGFVIIGRTNMTEFAYSGLGINPHYGTPANPWQRATPRVPGGSSSGAAISVSDGMAHAALGTDTGGSCRIPAAFAGIVGYKPTARLIPQDGIVPLAPSLDAAGPLARSVGCCASVHALLSGQPEIELSRLDLSGLRFAIPQTFALDDLDKPVARAFEAAIDRLSRAGARIVNVPFESFRRIPPMNAKGGFAAMESYAWHRALIDKKRAVYDPRVVNRIVKGADGTAVDYLELLAARKALIAAADAELAPFDALLMPTVAIVPPRIADLAGDEAYSRANILSLRNTSLINATDGCAISLPIHEPDDAPVGLMLAGRGGDDQRLLALAAAVETALAVA from the coding sequence ATGCGACAATGGGGCTCCGCTTTGACCAATTCCTCTCCCACTCTGAACGATCTGTCCCAGGCGCTTGCCGATGGCAAGATCACGAGCCGCACGCTTGCGGAGGCCTGTCTGGAACGGATCCAGGACAAGGATGGCGAAGGCAGCCGCACATTCCTGCAGGTGGATGCGGACAAGGTCCGGCAGACCGCCGACGCCATGGACAAACTGCGCGCCGCGAACGCCGCGCCCTCGCGGTTCGCGGGCATTCCGATCTCGGTCAAGGACCTGTTCGACGTGCAAGGTGACGTCACGCGTGCCGGCTCCAGGGCGCTGGCCGACTCCCCATCCGCGGCGCGAGATGCCACCGTGATCGCCCGGGTGCGGCAGGCCGGCTTTGTCATCATCGGCCGGACCAACATGACCGAATTCGCCTATTCCGGCCTCGGCATCAATCCACATTATGGCACCCCGGCCAATCCATGGCAGCGGGCAACGCCGCGGGTGCCTGGTGGGTCGTCCTCAGGCGCGGCGATTTCGGTGTCGGATGGCATGGCCCACGCGGCGCTCGGCACCGACACCGGCGGCTCCTGCCGGATTCCCGCGGCGTTCGCCGGCATCGTCGGCTACAAGCCGACCGCGCGTCTGATCCCGCAGGATGGCATCGTGCCGTTGGCGCCCTCGCTCGATGCCGCAGGTCCGCTGGCCCGGTCGGTTGGCTGCTGCGCGAGTGTGCACGCGCTGTTGAGCGGACAGCCCGAGATCGAGCTCTCGAGACTCGACCTCTCCGGATTGCGTTTCGCCATTCCGCAGACCTTCGCGCTCGACGATCTCGACAAGCCGGTGGCGAGAGCTTTCGAAGCTGCGATTGACCGGCTCTCGCGGGCCGGCGCGCGCATCGTCAACGTGCCGTTCGAATCGTTCCGCCGGATACCGCCGATGAACGCCAAGGGCGGTTTCGCGGCGATGGAAAGCTATGCCTGGCATCGCGCGCTGATCGACAAGAAGCGCGCGGTGTACGATCCGCGGGTGGTCAACCGTATCGTCAAGGGTGCCGATGGCACGGCCGTGGACTATCTCGAGCTGCTGGCCGCGCGCAAGGCGCTGATAGCCGCCGCCGACGCAGAGCTTGCCCCGTTCGATGCGTTGTTGATGCCGACCGTCGCCATCGTGCCGCCGCGGATCGCCGATCTGGCCGGTGACGAGGCCTATAGCCGAGCCAACATCCTGTCACTGCGCAACACCAGCCTGATCAACGCCACCGACGGCTGCGCGATCTCGCTGCCGATACACGAACCGGACGACGCGCCGGTCGGGTTGATGCTTGCCGGCCGCGGCGGTGACGACCAGCGGCTGTTGGCGCTGGCCGCGGCGGTGGAGACGGCGCTGGCAGTTGCGTAA
- a CDS encoding LacI family DNA-binding transcriptional regulator yields MTDIARAAGCSQATVSFVLNNTQGIRLSPQTRERVIEAARVLGYSPPEMPALRAAVPSSMLDGTIGFVVDQLATSPEAVVAIEGARQASWDAGNVLLVAQTMNDAVMEPRAIQSLTARGISALIYMTIFTREITAPEFLHDLDIPVILLNCYTADRAFPAVIPSEIAGGQRVTHHLVEHGHRRIATITGEPWMQAAQERLAGYRRALATADIPFDPDLVVEGDWSASAGYAATRKLLSLNERPSAIFCQNDRTAIGCYEALKEAGLRIPHDISVVGYDDEEISRHLFPALTTAILPHLAMGQWAIEQLEGAPRAGRGRHPITKLECALVERDSVAATPERR; encoded by the coding sequence ATGACCGACATCGCCCGGGCCGCAGGCTGCTCCCAGGCAACGGTCTCCTTCGTTCTCAACAACACGCAAGGTATCCGGCTGTCGCCGCAGACACGCGAGCGGGTGATCGAGGCGGCGCGCGTGCTTGGCTACAGCCCGCCGGAGATGCCTGCGCTCCGCGCCGCGGTCCCATCCTCAATGCTCGATGGCACCATCGGATTTGTGGTCGATCAGCTCGCCACCAGCCCCGAGGCCGTTGTCGCCATCGAGGGGGCGCGGCAGGCGTCATGGGATGCCGGCAATGTGCTGCTGGTCGCCCAGACCATGAACGATGCCGTGATGGAGCCGCGCGCGATCCAGTCGCTCACCGCGCGCGGGATTTCCGCGCTGATCTACATGACGATCTTTACGCGAGAGATCACCGCGCCGGAGTTTCTCCACGATCTCGATATCCCGGTCATCCTGCTCAACTGCTACACCGCCGATCGGGCATTTCCCGCCGTGATCCCGAGCGAGATCGCCGGCGGTCAGCGCGTGACGCATCATCTCGTCGAGCACGGTCATCGCCGCATCGCCACCATCACCGGCGAGCCATGGATGCAGGCGGCACAGGAACGCCTGGCCGGATACAGGCGCGCGCTGGCCACCGCGGACATTCCGTTCGATCCGGATCTCGTGGTGGAGGGCGATTGGTCAGCCAGCGCGGGTTATGCGGCCACACGGAAGCTGCTGTCGCTCAACGAACGCCCCAGCGCCATCTTCTGCCAGAACGACCGGACCGCAATCGGCTGTTATGAGGCGCTGAAGGAGGCCGGTCTGCGCATTCCCCACGATATCTCCGTGGTCGGCTACGATGACGAGGAGATCTCCCGGCATCTGTTTCCGGCGCTGACCACGGCGATCCTGCCGCATCTGGCGATGGGGCAATGGGCGATCGAACAGCTCGAGGGGGCGCCTCGCGCCGGCAGGGGGCGGCATCCGATCACCAAGCTGGAATGCGCACTGGTGGAACGCGATTCCGTCGCAGCGACGCCGGAACGCCGCTAG
- a CDS encoding sugar-binding protein, translated as MKTIITAVFATTTLLLGTSLATQAQDKPTLAFVVNGASDFWKAAEAGVRKAQAELPAYNLTLKYPEQAAVAIQQRLMDDLVAAGVKAIMVSAVDPKTSTEALNKLASQTTLFTTDSDAPQTNRIAYIGSSNVDAGKQAAEIAKKAMPNGGKCLGFVGLLGADNAKERIQGMKDGLSGSKIELVDVRGDDIDQTRAKANVQDALVANPNITCMVGFYSYNTPRIYEALRDAGKLGQITVVGFDDDPITLGGIKEGTIAATVVQQPYEWAYQGMKLMAAYLKGDKSGIPANKLIIVPTKIIAKGDVDAYAANLKAMATGK; from the coding sequence ATGAAAACCATCATCACGGCCGTCTTCGCCACCACCACGCTTCTGCTCGGCACGTCTCTCGCAACTCAGGCCCAGGACAAGCCCACGCTGGCCTTTGTGGTGAATGGCGCCTCCGACTTCTGGAAAGCGGCCGAAGCCGGCGTGCGCAAGGCGCAGGCCGAACTGCCGGCCTACAACCTGACCCTGAAATATCCGGAACAGGCCGCGGTCGCGATCCAGCAGCGGCTGATGGACGATCTCGTCGCCGCCGGCGTCAAGGCCATCATGGTCTCGGCCGTGGATCCGAAGACCTCGACCGAAGCGCTGAACAAACTTGCGTCGCAGACCACGCTGTTCACCACCGACAGCGACGCGCCGCAGACCAACCGCATCGCCTATATCGGCTCGTCCAACGTCGATGCCGGCAAGCAGGCCGCCGAGATCGCCAAGAAGGCGATGCCGAACGGCGGCAAATGTTTGGGCTTCGTCGGCCTGCTCGGCGCCGACAACGCCAAAGAGCGCATCCAGGGCATGAAGGACGGCCTCTCCGGCAGCAAGATCGAACTGGTCGACGTGCGCGGCGACGACATCGACCAGACCCGCGCCAAGGCCAATGTTCAGGATGCGCTGGTCGCGAACCCGAACATCACCTGCATGGTCGGCTTCTATTCCTACAACACGCCGCGCATCTATGAGGCGCTGCGCGACGCGGGCAAGCTCGGCCAGATCACGGTGGTCGGCTTCGACGACGATCCGATTACGCTCGGCGGCATCAAGGAAGGCACCATCGCCGCGACCGTGGTGCAGCAGCCGTATGAGTGGGCCTATCAGGGCATGAAGCTGATGGCCGCCTATCTCAAGGGCGACAAGTCCGGCATTCCGGCGAACAAGCTGATCATCGTTCCGACCAAGATCATCGCCAAGGGTGATGTCGATGCCTATGCTGCCAACCTGAAGGCCATGGCGACGGGAAAATGA
- a CDS encoding sugar ABC transporter ATP-binding protein: protein MLNTLSEDSTATASPATTFLDLQGVRKTYPGVVALDGFSMQVGGGEVIGLVGENGAGKSTLMKILGGITTPDQGTITIDGVPHQGLTVDSSMKAGIAFVHQELNLFDNLDVAANVFLGRERLWGGPLRLIDRTALRSACAPFLKQVGANFGPDTPVASLSLAQQQMVEIAKALSMRARLVILDEPTSSLPVAETDKLLDVVAGLKRDGISVIFISHRLHEIERAADRVVVMRDGTLAGMLPKDAVHHDTMVKLMIGRALKARDLPPARQPGAVVLSARGIRTSAYPLRRVDLELRQGEILGLAGLVGSGRTELARVLFGIDRSLAGTLHLDGRDLTLTSATQAVGRGIFLVPEDRKLAGVLLDLPICQNISLPDLDRHASRFLVSAASEARLAETQRSALGIKAPSVTTLTGTLSGGNQQKVVLAKWLAMKPRVIILDEPTRGIDIGAKAEIYTLMRNLADAGVAVLMISSDMEEVIGVSDRVAVMHEGHISGFLGGEQLTQENVLLLAVGKPAR from the coding sequence ATGCTGAACACGTTATCCGAAGACAGCACCGCCACCGCATCGCCCGCGACGACCTTCCTCGATCTGCAGGGCGTACGCAAGACCTATCCCGGCGTTGTGGCGCTGGACGGCTTCTCCATGCAGGTGGGCGGGGGTGAAGTGATCGGCCTGGTCGGCGAGAACGGGGCCGGCAAATCGACGCTGATGAAGATCCTCGGCGGCATCACCACTCCCGATCAGGGCACCATCACCATCGATGGCGTGCCGCATCAGGGCCTGACGGTCGACAGCAGCATGAAAGCGGGCATCGCCTTCGTGCATCAGGAACTCAATCTGTTCGACAATCTCGACGTCGCCGCCAACGTCTTCCTCGGCCGCGAGCGGCTGTGGGGTGGGCCGCTGCGGCTGATCGATCGCACCGCGCTGCGCTCAGCCTGCGCGCCCTTCCTCAAGCAGGTCGGCGCGAACTTCGGCCCGGACACGCCGGTGGCGTCGCTGTCGCTGGCCCAGCAGCAGATGGTCGAAATCGCCAAGGCGCTGTCGATGCGCGCACGCCTGGTGATCCTGGACGAACCGACATCGAGCCTGCCGGTGGCCGAGACCGACAAGCTGCTCGATGTCGTCGCCGGGCTGAAGCGCGATGGCATCAGCGTGATCTTCATCTCTCACCGGCTGCACGAGATCGAACGCGCTGCCGACCGCGTTGTGGTGATGCGGGATGGTACCCTGGCCGGGATGCTGCCGAAGGACGCCGTCCATCACGACACCATGGTCAAGTTGATGATCGGCCGGGCGCTGAAGGCGCGCGATCTGCCGCCGGCCCGGCAGCCGGGCGCGGTGGTGCTTTCGGCGCGTGGAATCCGCACCTCGGCCTACCCGCTGCGCAGGGTCGATCTCGAACTGCGACAGGGAGAAATCCTCGGCCTTGCCGGCCTTGTCGGCTCGGGCCGCACTGAACTCGCGCGGGTGCTGTTCGGCATTGATCGAAGCCTCGCGGGCACGCTGCATCTGGACGGCCGCGACCTGACATTGACATCGGCCACGCAGGCGGTGGGGCGCGGCATCTTCCTCGTTCCCGAGGACCGCAAGCTCGCCGGTGTGCTGCTCGACCTTCCGATCTGCCAGAACATCTCGCTGCCGGACCTGGACCGGCATGCCAGCCGGTTCCTGGTGTCGGCGGCCAGCGAAGCGCGGCTTGCCGAGACACAGCGATCCGCGCTTGGCATCAAGGCGCCATCGGTGACGACGCTGACCGGAACGCTGTCCGGCGGCAACCAGCAGAAGGTGGTGCTGGCGAAGTGGCTGGCGATGAAGCCCAGGGTCATCATCCTCGACGAACCGACGCGGGGCATCGACATCGGCGCCAAGGCCGAGATCTACACCCTGATGCGCAACCTCGCCGACGCCGGCGTCGCGGTGCTGATGATCTCCAGCGACATGGAGGAAGTGATCGGTGTATCCGACCGGGTCGCGGTCATGCACGAAGGACACATCTCCGGCTTCCTCGGAGGCGAGCAACTGACCCAGGAGAACGTGCTACTGCTCGCGGTCGGCAAACCGGCACGATGA
- a CDS encoding ABC transporter permease — translation MSKKDLGLLILIVVVGIVVTIINPRFLLPINLANTSNLIGLFGVLAIGQAFVIITGGIELSVGSLVALLGVLFVDMIAVRELPWPIALPLILLLGAVIGLVHGWLVARLKLQPFVVTLCGLLIYRGIARFYTTDGTAGFAFGQSFPTLEFLTAGRTYGVPNSFIALLIIALVMWVVLHRSVFGRYLYAIGKNEEAAKYSGIRTDRVVMSAYVICGALTALAAVYFAMYTRSISPASHGQFYELYAIAAAVLGGFSLRGGEGSLVGVVLGIVLLQELQNLVNLLGIPSSLNFAVMGGVILIGVLIDQQWSAFRSRRIVADAARGGMQEAAS, via the coding sequence ATGAGCAAGAAGGATCTGGGCCTGCTGATCCTGATCGTGGTGGTGGGCATCGTCGTCACCATTATCAATCCAAGATTCCTGCTGCCGATCAATCTCGCCAACACCTCCAACCTGATCGGGCTGTTCGGGGTCCTGGCGATCGGGCAGGCCTTCGTCATCATTACCGGCGGCATCGAGCTGTCGGTCGGCTCACTGGTGGCGCTGCTCGGCGTGCTGTTTGTCGACATGATCGCGGTGCGCGAACTGCCCTGGCCCATCGCCCTGCCCCTCATTCTGCTGCTGGGCGCCGTGATCGGGCTGGTGCACGGCTGGCTGGTCGCCCGGCTCAAGCTGCAGCCCTTCGTGGTGACGCTGTGCGGCCTTCTGATTTACCGCGGCATCGCCCGCTTCTACACCACCGACGGCACCGCGGGCTTCGCCTTCGGACAGAGCTTCCCGACCCTGGAATTCCTCACCGCCGGCCGCACCTATGGCGTGCCGAATTCGTTCATTGCGCTGCTAATCATCGCGCTGGTGATGTGGGTGGTGCTGCACCGCTCGGTGTTCGGGCGCTATCTCTACGCCATTGGCAAGAACGAGGAGGCGGCGAAATACTCCGGCATCCGCACCGACCGGGTGGTGATGAGCGCCTATGTCATCTGCGGCGCGCTGACGGCGCTCGCCGCGGTCTACTTCGCCATGTACACGCGCTCGATCTCGCCCGCGAGCCACGGGCAGTTCTACGAGCTCTACGCCATCGCGGCCGCCGTGCTGGGCGGCTTCTCGCTGCGCGGCGGCGAAGGCTCGCTGGTCGGCGTGGTGCTCGGCATCGTGCTGCTGCAGGAGTTGCAGAACCTGGTCAACCTGCTCGGCATCCCCTCCTCGCTCAACTTCGCGGTAATGGGCGGGGTGATCCTGATCGGCGTGCTGATCGATCAGCAATGGAGCGCCTTCCGCTCGCGCCGCATCGTGGCGGACGCGGCGCGCGGCGGCATGCAGGAGGCCGCATCCTGA
- a CDS encoding isocitrate lyase/phosphoenolpyruvate mutase family protein produces the protein MQASYARDFLKLHAKGEPGFVMPNAWDAGSAVVLQSVGFKAIATTSAGIAFSLGRQDYHVADRRLSVSRDEMFNCMRAIASAVDLPVNGDLEAGYGDRPEDVAQTIEDAIAAGLAGGNIEDKRPLSNELYDETLAVERIVAARERIVALKSSFVLTGRTDAFAVLREGAAGVAIKRANLFLEAGADCTYTPGPGDLAVHAMLVKEIAGPLNVVMGLGNIAGNAHALIDAGVKRVSLGGSIARSALGFLRDSACEIRDRGTMSFLGRSIAHGELNALFARG, from the coding sequence ATGCAAGCCAGTTACGCCAGAGATTTCCTCAAGCTGCATGCAAAGGGCGAACCCGGGTTCGTCATGCCCAATGCCTGGGATGCGGGGAGCGCTGTCGTGCTGCAGTCCGTCGGCTTCAAGGCCATCGCGACCACCAGCGCCGGCATCGCGTTTTCGCTGGGACGGCAGGATTACCATGTCGCCGACAGGCGGCTCTCGGTGTCGCGGGACGAGATGTTCAACTGCATGCGGGCGATCGCCAGTGCGGTCGATCTGCCGGTCAACGGCGATCTCGAGGCCGGCTACGGCGACCGCCCGGAGGATGTGGCGCAGACGATCGAGGATGCGATTGCGGCCGGCCTCGCTGGCGGCAATATCGAAGACAAGCGGCCGCTCTCGAATGAACTCTATGACGAGACGCTAGCGGTCGAGCGCATTGTCGCGGCCCGCGAGCGTATCGTGGCCTTAAAATCCAGTTTCGTACTGACGGGCCGAACCGATGCCTTTGCGGTGCTCAGGGAAGGCGCCGCAGGCGTGGCCATCAAGCGGGCCAATCTCTTTCTCGAGGCCGGCGCCGATTGTACCTACACGCCGGGGCCCGGCGATCTCGCTGTTCATGCCATGCTGGTGAAGGAAATCGCCGGTCCGTTGAATGTGGTGATGGGATTGGGCAACATTGCCGGCAACGCCCATGCCCTCATCGACGCCGGTGTGAAGCGGGTCAGCCTCGGCGGCTCCATCGCGCGCTCGGCTCTCGGCTTCTTGCGCGATAGCGCCTGTGAAATCCGCGATCGCGGCACCATGAGTTTTCTCGGGCGATCCATCGCTCACGGCGAGCTCAACGCGCTGTTCGCCCGGGGGTAG
- a CDS encoding LysR family transcriptional regulator, which produces MDSDALITFLAVHQVGGISKAAIKLRRSQPAISRRIALLEQQLKVPLFDRIGSGLALSEAGRILLPFAERLVATLKDAGDAMTSFHKAETGSVSVAVVGTLADLKLTKVLKRFQLETPDVQIKLQTATSADVSALVRRGEATIGLRYLNDPSPEVESRDLKPEALVIACSADHPTAGRRVSSIAALRHERWLAFPRRPGGRDDAEAIIAAHFTTHNIFDVAFTPVDSLTAHKRLIEAGYGIALLADSAIREERARGSIAVISVRGFKATNPVKLVTRKDGYLSPASRRFIKYVMSEF; this is translated from the coding sequence ATGGACTCCGACGCACTGATTACGTTTCTTGCGGTTCATCAGGTCGGCGGCATTTCGAAAGCCGCGATCAAGCTGCGACGCTCGCAGCCAGCCATCAGCCGGCGCATCGCGTTGCTGGAGCAGCAGCTGAAAGTTCCTTTGTTCGATCGCATCGGAAGTGGCCTCGCGCTCAGCGAGGCCGGCCGCATCCTGCTGCCGTTCGCCGAGCGCCTTGTCGCCACGCTCAAGGATGCCGGCGACGCAATGACATCCTTTCACAAGGCAGAAACCGGATCCGTGTCCGTTGCGGTGGTCGGTACGCTTGCCGACTTGAAACTGACCAAGGTCTTAAAACGCTTTCAGCTGGAAACACCCGACGTGCAGATCAAGCTCCAGACGGCGACAAGCGCCGATGTGAGCGCGCTGGTCCGGCGGGGCGAAGCGACCATCGGTCTTCGTTATCTCAACGATCCGTCGCCAGAGGTCGAAAGCCGCGACCTCAAGCCGGAGGCCCTGGTGATCGCCTGCAGCGCCGATCATCCGACGGCGGGCCGCCGGGTCAGCTCGATCGCGGCATTGAGGCATGAGAGATGGCTGGCGTTTCCACGCCGGCCCGGCGGACGGGATGACGCCGAGGCGATTATCGCGGCGCATTTCACGACGCACAACATCTTCGATGTCGCCTTTACGCCTGTCGACAGCCTCACCGCCCACAAGCGGCTGATCGAAGCCGGCTACGGCATCGCGCTGCTTGCGGACAGCGCGATCCGGGAGGAAAGAGCCCGGGGATCAATCGCCGTGATCTCGGTCCGGGGCTTCAAGGCGACAAACCCCGTCAAGCTCGTCACCCGGAAGGACGGTTATCTCAGTCCGGCCTCACGACGTTTCATCAAGTACGTCATGAGCGAGTTCTAG
- a CDS encoding DMT family transporter, translated as MTAPTPSSRSAIALFAFVVLAWGINWVVTKVIVGQVSPLWAMTIRTGIAVAVLAPALLITGKFVVPRRGDIPIVLVISLFHMVAFAALMAAGLKYVPVGRSIVLGYTTPLWVAPAAWMFLGEPMPPRRAAGVALGVAGLLLMFNPSAFDWRDQSALLGNGLLLLAALAWSVSILYTRVHRWISTPFQLVLWQALLATVVLAIMAVVFEGKPQVVWNAKLMVAFGFSGVIGTALAYWAMAVVNSHVSATTTSLGVLATPVVGITISAIFLGETIDAALVVSTAMILAGIAIGTTAGGSRVVAPALR; from the coding sequence ATGACTGCTCCAACACCCTCATCGAGATCCGCGATCGCCCTATTCGCCTTCGTGGTGCTGGCCTGGGGAATCAACTGGGTCGTCACCAAGGTGATTGTCGGGCAGGTATCCCCGCTGTGGGCAATGACGATCCGAACCGGCATTGCCGTCGCCGTGCTGGCGCCGGCGCTTTTGATAACCGGAAAATTTGTCGTGCCACGACGCGGCGACATTCCGATCGTGTTGGTGATTTCCCTGTTCCATATGGTGGCGTTCGCAGCACTGATGGCCGCCGGATTGAAATATGTGCCGGTCGGCCGGTCGATTGTGCTCGGCTATACCACGCCGCTCTGGGTGGCTCCCGCGGCCTGGATGTTTCTCGGGGAGCCGATGCCCCCACGACGCGCCGCCGGCGTCGCCCTCGGCGTCGCCGGTTTACTTCTGATGTTCAATCCGAGTGCGTTCGACTGGCGCGACCAGAGCGCGCTGCTGGGCAACGGCCTGTTGCTGCTGGCGGCGCTGGCCTGGTCCGTCAGTATTCTCTACACGCGCGTGCATCGCTGGATTTCGACGCCCTTTCAGCTGGTACTCTGGCAGGCGCTGCTGGCGACCGTGGTCCTGGCCATCATGGCCGTCGTGTTTGAGGGAAAGCCGCAGGTTGTCTGGAATGCCAAGCTGATGGTTGCGTTCGGCTTCAGCGGTGTCATCGGCACGGCGCTCGCCTATTGGGCCATGGCCGTTGTGAACAGCCATGTATCGGCGACAACGACATCACTCGGCGTTCTCGCGACGCCGGTGGTCGGGATCACGATTTCAGCGATCTTTCTCGGAGAGACGATTGACGCTGCTCTTGTCGTGTCAACAGCCATGATCCTCGCCGGCATCGCCATCGGAACGACCGCGGGAGGCAGCAGAGTGGTTGCGCCGGCCCTGCGATAA
- a CDS encoding sugar phosphate isomerase/epimerase family protein: MRDFSKDHRWLSLNTATVRKQGDFVQIVDACARMGIRAVSPWRDQVATVGLERAVKAVRDAGLELSGYCRGGMFPSDAAHRQDMRDDNRRAVDEAKALNAPCVVLVVGGLPQYSRPGSAPSKDLGAAHRQVEDGIAEMLEYAKSVNMPLAIEPLHPAYAADRACVNTTKHALDLCDRLDPASSGMLGVALDVYHIWWDPEIHAQIKRTGKKRLLAFHVCDWMVPTKDILNDRGMMGDGAIDIPSLRRAVEAEGFEGYSEIEIFSHDWWSKPMDEVLRTCIERHRTVV; the protein is encoded by the coding sequence ATGCGGGATTTTTCGAAAGATCATCGCTGGCTGTCGCTGAACACGGCGACAGTCCGCAAGCAGGGCGATTTTGTTCAAATCGTCGATGCGTGCGCGCGGATGGGCATCCGCGCGGTCTCTCCGTGGCGTGATCAGGTCGCGACCGTGGGGCTGGAGCGTGCGGTCAAGGCTGTGCGCGACGCCGGCCTCGAACTGTCAGGCTACTGCCGTGGTGGCATGTTCCCATCCGATGCGGCGCATCGCCAGGACATGCGCGACGACAACCGTCGCGCGGTGGATGAGGCCAAGGCGCTGAATGCGCCCTGCGTCGTGCTGGTGGTCGGCGGCCTACCGCAATATTCGCGGCCGGGCAGTGCCCCTTCGAAGGACCTCGGCGCCGCGCATCGCCAGGTCGAGGACGGCATCGCGGAGATGCTGGAGTATGCCAAATCGGTCAACATGCCGCTCGCCATCGAGCCGCTGCACCCGGCCTATGCGGCGGATCGTGCCTGCGTCAACACCACCAAGCACGCCCTCGACCTCTGCGACCGGCTCGATCCGGCGTCGTCAGGCATGCTCGGCGTCGCGCTCGATGTCTATCACATCTGGTGGGATCCGGAGATCCATGCGCAGATCAAACGTACCGGCAAGAAGCGATTGCTGGCGTTTCATGTCTGCGACTGGATGGTGCCCACGAAGGACATCCTCAACGATCGCGGCATGATGGGCGACGGCGCCATCGACATTCCCTCACTGCGCAGGGCTGTCGAAGCCGAAGGCTTCGAAGGCTATTCGGAGATAGAAATCTTCTCCCACGACTGGTGGTCGAAGCCGATGGACGAGGTGTTGCGCACCTGCATCGAACGCCACCGCACGGTGGTGTGA
- a CDS encoding dihydrodipicolinate synthase family protein: MNKHTTSASGLSLQLPRADGSLETYHPAVPKAFPARLEGTLNRVVYSAAHVVADPRADVDPWLTAAIDWDKTIAFREHVWDLGLGVAEAMDTAQRGMGLDWPTSLELIQRSVAAAKARGGALVASGAGTDHLAPEDAKTIDDVIRAYEEQVEAVEKAGGQIILMASRALAKIGRNADDYAKVYNRILSQVREPVIIHWLGDMFDPALKDYWGTGDLNVAMDTAVGIINANAAKVDGVKVSLLDKQREIDMRRRLDPRVKMYTGDDFNYAELIAGDEQGFSHALLGIFDAIAPAASYAVSRLAAGDVKEFHDVLGPTVPLSRHIFKAPTRFYKTGVVFMAHLNGHQDHFTMIGGQESTRSTVHLAEIFRLADQAGLFADPARATARMKAVLATRGIEG, translated from the coding sequence ATGAACAAGCACACGACGTCAGCATCGGGGCTGTCGCTGCAATTGCCGCGCGCCGATGGCTCGCTTGAGACCTATCATCCGGCCGTGCCCAAGGCCTTTCCAGCCAGGCTGGAAGGCACGCTCAATCGCGTGGTGTATTCGGCCGCCCATGTGGTGGCCGATCCGCGCGCCGATGTTGATCCGTGGCTGACCGCTGCGATCGACTGGGACAAGACCATCGCTTTCCGTGAACATGTCTGGGATCTCGGCCTCGGTGTCGCCGAAGCCATGGATACCGCACAACGTGGCATGGGGCTGGACTGGCCGACATCGCTGGAGTTGATCCAGCGCTCGGTGGCTGCGGCGAAGGCGCGCGGCGGCGCGCTGGTGGCCTCCGGTGCCGGCACCGATCATCTGGCGCCGGAAGATGCCAAAACGATCGATGATGTGATCCGTGCTTATGAAGAGCAGGTCGAAGCCGTCGAAAAGGCCGGCGGCCAGATTATCCTGATGGCGTCGCGCGCGCTGGCCAAAATCGGCCGCAACGCCGACGACTACGCCAAGGTCTACAACCGCATCCTGTCGCAGGTGCGCGAGCCCGTGATCATTCACTGGCTGGGCGACATGTTCGATCCGGCGCTGAAGGATTATTGGGGCACCGGCGATCTCAATGTCGCGATGGACACCGCGGTCGGCATCATCAATGCCAATGCCGCCAAGGTCGACGGCGTCAAGGTGTCGCTGCTCGACAAGCAGCGCGAAATCGACATGCGCCGTCGCCTCGACCCGCGCGTGAAGATGTATACCGGCGATGATTTCAATTATGCCGAACTGATTGCCGGCGACGAGCAGGGCTTTTCCCACGCGCTGCTCGGCATCTTCGACGCCATCGCGCCTGCGGCGTCCTATGCCGTGTCGCGGCTGGCGGCGGGCGACGTCAAGGAATTCCACGATGTGCTGGGGCCGACGGTGCCGCTGTCACGCCACATCTTCAAGGCGCCGACCCGGTTCTACAAGACCGGCGTGGTTTTCATGGCCCATCTCAACGGCCACCAGGACCATTTCACCATGATCGGCGGGCAGGAGAGCACGCGCTCCACCGTGCATCTGGCCGAGATCTTCCGTCTTGCCGACCAGGCCGGCCTGTTCGCCGACCCGGCGCGCGCCACCGCGCGCATGAAGGCGGTGCTGGCAACGCGAGGCATTGAAGGCTGA